In Cervus elaphus chromosome 5, mCerEla1.1, whole genome shotgun sequence, the following proteins share a genomic window:
- the PES1 gene encoding pescadillo homolog isoform X1, whose translation MGGLEKKKYERGSATNYITRNKARKKLQLSLADFRRLCILKGIYPHEPKHKKKVNKGSTAARTFYLIKDIKFLLHEPIVNKFREYKVFVRKLRKAYGKSEWNTVERLKDNKPNYKLDHIVKERYPTFIDALRDLDDALSMCFLFSTFPRTGKCHVHTIQLCRRLAVEFMHYVIAARALRKVFLSIKGIYYQAEVLGQPIVWITPYTFSHDHPTDVDYRVMATFTEFYTTLLGFVNFRLYQSLNLHYPPKLESQVHTEAKTSEDTYALDSESSLEKLAALSASLARVVVPTVEEEAEVDEFPADGEMAAQEEDRRQELEAQEKHKKLFEGLKFFLNREVPREALAFVIRSFGGIVSWDKSLCIGATYDVTDPGITHQIVDRPGQQTPVIGRYYVQPQWVFDSVNARLLLPVADYFPGVQLPPHLSPFVTEKEGDYVPPEKLKLLALQRGEHPGNLNESEEEDEEEDDEGDGEEEGEKEEEEEEDMEADSEKEEEARLTALEEQRLEGKTEARLTAPEEPKLEGKTEARLTAPEEPKLEGKKPRVMAGTVKLEDKQRLAQEEESEAKRLAIMMMKKREKYLYNKIMFGKRRKIREANKLAEKRKAHDEAVRSAKKAKKVRAL comes from the exons ATGGGAGGCCTGGAGAAGAAGAAG TATGAACGGGGTTCTGCCACCAACTACATCACCCGAAACAAAGCCCGGAAGAAGCTGCAGCTGAGCCTGGCCGACTTCAG GCGGCTGTGCATCCTGAAAGGCATTTATCCCCATGAACCCAAACACAAGAAGAAGGTTAACAAGGGCTCCACGGCGGCCCGCACCTTTTACCTCATCAAAGATATCAAGTTCCTCCTCCACGAACCCATCGTCAACAAGTTCCGGGAGTACAAG gtaTTCGTCCGGAAGCTGCGGAAGGCCTATGGGAAGAGTGAGTGGAACACGGTGGAGCGTCTGAAGGACAACAAGCCCAACTATAAGCTCGATCACATCGTCAAGGAGCG GTACCCCACGTTCATCGACGCGCTGCGGGACCTGGACGACGCCCTGTCCATGTGCTTCCTCTTCTCCACCTTCCCGCGGACCGGCAAGTGCCACGTGCACACGATCCAGCTCTGCCGCCGGCTGGCCGTGGAGTTCATGCACTACGTCATCGCCGCCCGCGCCCTGCGCAAG gtcttcctgtccatcaAAGGCATCTACTACCAGGCCGAGGTGCTGGGCCAGCCGATCGTGTGGATCACGCCCTACACCTTCTCCCACGAC CACCCGACAGACGTGGACTACAGGGTCATGGCCACGTTTACCGAGTTCTACACCACCCTGCTGGGCTTCGTCAACTTCCGCCTCTACCAGTCTCTCAACCTGCACTACCCGCCCAAG CTTGAGAGTCAGGTCCACACAGAAGCGAAGACCAGCGAGGACACCTACGCCCTGGACTCGGAGAGCTCTCTGGAG AAACTGGCCGCCCTCAGTGCCAGTCTGGCCCGCGTGGTGGTGCCCACGGTGGAGGAGGAAGCCGAGGTGGACGAGTTTCCTGCTGATGGG GAGATGGCGGCGCAGGAGGAGGACCGCAGGCAGGAGCTGGAGGCGCAGGAGAAGCACAAGAAGCTTTTCGAGGGCCTGAAGTTCTTCCTGAACCGCGAGGTGCCCCGCGAGGCCCTGGCCTTCGTCATCAG GAGTTTCGGGGGGATTGTGTCCTGGGACAAATCTCTGTGCATCGGGGCCACCTATGACGTCACAGACCCCGGCATCACCCACCAGATTGTCGACCGACCTGGGCAGCAGACCCCGGTCATCGGCAG GTACTACGTACAGCCCCAGTGGGTGTTTGACTCGGTGAACGCCCGGCTCCTCCTCCCTGTGGCAGACTACTTCCCTGGGGTGCAGCTGCCCCCGCACCTCTCGCCCTTCGTGACGGAGAAGGAAGGCGACTATGTGCCCCCGGAGAAACTGAAGCTCCTGGCCCTGCAGCGGGGCGAGCACCCAG GAAACTTGAATGAATCTgaggaggaggacgaggaggaaGACGATGAAGGTGATGGcgaagaagagggagaaaaagaggaggaggaggaggaagacatgGAGGCTGATtcggagaaggaggaggaggctcGGCTGACCGCCCTGGAggagcagaggctggaggggaagacagaggccCGACTGACCGCCCCGGAGGAGCCGAAGCTGGAGGGAAAGACAGAGGCCCGACTGACCGCCCCGGAGGAGCCGAAGCTGGAGGGGAAG AAGCCCAGGGTGATGGCTGGCACCGTGAAGCTGGAGGACAAGCAGCGGCTGGCCCAGGAGGAGGAGAGCGAGGCCAAGCGCCTGGCCATCATGATGATGAAGAAGCGGGAGAAGTACCTCTACAACAAGATCATGTTCGGCAAGAGGCGCAAAATCCGCGAG GCCAACAAACTGGCGGAGAAGCGGAAAGCCCACGACGAGGCTGTGAGATCGGCGAAGAAGGCCAAGAAGGTGCGGGCACTGTGA
- the PES1 gene encoding pescadillo homolog isoform X2, producing MGGLEKKKYERGSATNYITRNKARKKLQLSLADFRRLCILKGIYPHEPKHKKKVNKGSTAARTFYLIKDIKFLLHEPIVNKFREYKVFVRKLRKAYGKSEWNTVERLKDNKPNYKLDHIVKERYPTFIDALRDLDDALSMCFLFSTFPRTGKCHVHTIQLCRRLAVEFMHYVIAARALRKVFLSIKGIYYQAEVLGQPIVWITPYTFSHDHPTDVDYRVMATFTEFYTTLLGFVNFRLYQSLNLHYPPKLESQVHTEAKTSEDTYALDSESSLEKLAALSASLARVVVPTVEEEAEVDEFPADGEMAAQEEDRRQELEAQEKHKKLFEGLKFFLNREVPREALAFVIRSFGGIVSWDKSLCIGATYDVTDPGITHQIVDRPGQQTPVIGRYYVQPQWVFDSVNARLLLPVADYFPGVQLPPHLSPFVTEKEGDYVPPEKLKLLALQRGEHPGNLNESEEEDEEEDDEGDGEEEGEKEEEEEEDMEADSEKEEEARLTALEEQRLEGKTEARLTAPEEPKLEGKKPRVMAGTVKLEDKQRLAQEEESEAKRLAIMMMKKREKYLYNKIMFGKRRKIREANKLAEKRKAHDEAVRSAKKAKKVRAL from the exons ATGGGAGGCCTGGAGAAGAAGAAG TATGAACGGGGTTCTGCCACCAACTACATCACCCGAAACAAAGCCCGGAAGAAGCTGCAGCTGAGCCTGGCCGACTTCAG GCGGCTGTGCATCCTGAAAGGCATTTATCCCCATGAACCCAAACACAAGAAGAAGGTTAACAAGGGCTCCACGGCGGCCCGCACCTTTTACCTCATCAAAGATATCAAGTTCCTCCTCCACGAACCCATCGTCAACAAGTTCCGGGAGTACAAG gtaTTCGTCCGGAAGCTGCGGAAGGCCTATGGGAAGAGTGAGTGGAACACGGTGGAGCGTCTGAAGGACAACAAGCCCAACTATAAGCTCGATCACATCGTCAAGGAGCG GTACCCCACGTTCATCGACGCGCTGCGGGACCTGGACGACGCCCTGTCCATGTGCTTCCTCTTCTCCACCTTCCCGCGGACCGGCAAGTGCCACGTGCACACGATCCAGCTCTGCCGCCGGCTGGCCGTGGAGTTCATGCACTACGTCATCGCCGCCCGCGCCCTGCGCAAG gtcttcctgtccatcaAAGGCATCTACTACCAGGCCGAGGTGCTGGGCCAGCCGATCGTGTGGATCACGCCCTACACCTTCTCCCACGAC CACCCGACAGACGTGGACTACAGGGTCATGGCCACGTTTACCGAGTTCTACACCACCCTGCTGGGCTTCGTCAACTTCCGCCTCTACCAGTCTCTCAACCTGCACTACCCGCCCAAG CTTGAGAGTCAGGTCCACACAGAAGCGAAGACCAGCGAGGACACCTACGCCCTGGACTCGGAGAGCTCTCTGGAG AAACTGGCCGCCCTCAGTGCCAGTCTGGCCCGCGTGGTGGTGCCCACGGTGGAGGAGGAAGCCGAGGTGGACGAGTTTCCTGCTGATGGG GAGATGGCGGCGCAGGAGGAGGACCGCAGGCAGGAGCTGGAGGCGCAGGAGAAGCACAAGAAGCTTTTCGAGGGCCTGAAGTTCTTCCTGAACCGCGAGGTGCCCCGCGAGGCCCTGGCCTTCGTCATCAG GAGTTTCGGGGGGATTGTGTCCTGGGACAAATCTCTGTGCATCGGGGCCACCTATGACGTCACAGACCCCGGCATCACCCACCAGATTGTCGACCGACCTGGGCAGCAGACCCCGGTCATCGGCAG GTACTACGTACAGCCCCAGTGGGTGTTTGACTCGGTGAACGCCCGGCTCCTCCTCCCTGTGGCAGACTACTTCCCTGGGGTGCAGCTGCCCCCGCACCTCTCGCCCTTCGTGACGGAGAAGGAAGGCGACTATGTGCCCCCGGAGAAACTGAAGCTCCTGGCCCTGCAGCGGGGCGAGCACCCAG GAAACTTGAATGAATCTgaggaggaggacgaggaggaaGACGATGAAGGTGATGGcgaagaagagggagaaaaagaggaggaggaggaggaagacatgGAGGCTGATtcggagaaggaggaggaggctcGGCTGACCGCCCTGGAggagcagaggctggaggggaagacagaggccCGACTGACCGCCCCGGAGGAGCCGAAGCTGGAGGGAA AGAAGCCCAGGGTGATGGCTGGCACCGTGAAGCTGGAGGACAAGCAGCGGCTGGCCCAGGAGGAGGAGAGCGAGGCCAAGCGCCTGGCCATCATGATGATGAAGAAGCGGGAGAAGTACCTCTACAACAAGATCATGTTCGGCAAGAGGCGCAAAATCCGCGAG GCCAACAAACTGGCGGAGAAGCGGAAAGCCCACGACGAGGCTGTGAGATCGGCGAAGAAGGCCAAGAAGGTGCGGGCACTGTGA
- the GAL3ST1 gene encoding galactosylceramide sulfotransferase isoform X1, producing the protein MPLPQKKRWESMAKGLVLGALFTSFLLLLYSYAVPPLYTGLASTRTPEGAAPCSPAPSEPEAPTPANGSAGGCQPRRDIVFMKTHKTASSTLLNILFRFGQKHGLKFAFPNGRNDFDYPAFFARSLVQDYRPGACFNIICNHMRFHYDEVRGLVAPNATFITVLRDPARLFESSFHYFGSVVPFTWKLSGRDKLAEFLQDPDRYYDPRGYNAHYLRNLLFFDLGYDSDLDPGSPQVEEHILEVERRFHLVLLQEYFDESLVLLKDLLCWELEDVLYFKLNARRASAVPRLSGELYRRATAWNVLDARLYRHFNASFWRRVEAFGRERMAREVAALRRANERMRRICIDGGHAVDAAAIQDSAMQPWQPLGAKSILGYNLKKSIGQRHAQLCRRMLTPEIQYLMDLGVNLWITKLWKFIRDFLRW; encoded by the exons ATGCCGCTGCCGCAGAAGAAGCGCTGGGAGTCCATGGCCAAGGGGCTGGTGCTGGGCGCACTCTTCAccagcttcctgctgctgctgtacTCCTATGCCGTCCCCCCTCTGTACACTGGCCTGGCTTCCAC CAGGACCCCCGAGGGCGCGGCCCCCTGCTCCCCGGCCCCGAGTGAGCCAGAGGCGCCCACCCCGGCCAACGGCTCGGCGGGAGGCTGCCAGCCGCGGCGGGACATCGTGTTCATGAAGACGCACAAGACGGCCAGCAGCACGCTGCTCAACATCCTGTTCCGCTTCGGCCAGAAGCACGGGCTCAAGTTCGCCTTCCCCAACGGCCGCAACGACTTCGACTACCCCGCCTTCTTCGCCCGCAGCCTGGTGCAGGATTACCGGCCCGGGGCCTGCTTCAACATCATCTGCAACCACATGCGCTTCCACTACGACGAGGTGCGGGGCCTGGTGGCGCCCAACGCCACCTTCATCACCGTGCTCCGCGACCCCGCCCGCCTCTTCGAGTCCTCCTTCCACTACTTCGGCTCCGTGGTGCCCTTCACGTGGAAGCTCTCGGGCCGCGACAAGCTGGCCGAGTTCCTGCAGGACCCCGACCGCTACTACGACCCCCGCGGCTACAACGCCCACTACCTCCGCAACCTGCTCTTCTTCGACCTGGGCTACGACAGCGACCTGGACCCCGGCAGCCCGCAGGTGGAGGAGCACATCCTGGAGGTGGAGCGCCGCTTCCACCTGGTGCTGCTGCAGGAGTACTTCGACGAGTCGCTGGTGCTGCTCAAGGACCTGCTGTGCTGGGAGCTGGAGGACGTGCTCTACTTCAAGCTCAACGCCCGCCGCGCCTCGGCCGTGCCGCGCCTCTCGGGCGAGCTGTACCGGCGCGCCACGGCCTGGAACGTGCTGGACGCGCGCCTCTACCGCCACTTCAACGCCAGCTTCTGGCGCAGGGTGGAGGCCTTCGGGCGCGAGCGCATGGCCCGCGAGGTGGCCGCCCTGCGGCGCGCCAACGAGCGCATGCGCCGCATCTGCATCGACGGCGGCCACGCGGTGGACGCCGCGGCCATCCAGGACTCGGCCATGCAGCCCTGGCAGCCGCTGGGCGCCAAGTCCATCCTGGGCTACAACCTCAAGAAGAGCATCGGGCAGCGGCACGCGCAGCTCTGCCGGCGCATGCTCACGCCCGAGATCCAGTACCTGATGGACCTGGGCGTCAACCTGTGGATCACCAAGCTCTGGAAGTTCATCCGGGACTTCCTGCGGTGGTGA
- the GAL3ST1 gene encoding galactosylceramide sulfotransferase isoform X2 — MPLPQKKRWESMAKGLVLGALFTSFLLLLYSYAVPPLYTGLASTTPEGAAPCSPAPSEPEAPTPANGSAGGCQPRRDIVFMKTHKTASSTLLNILFRFGQKHGLKFAFPNGRNDFDYPAFFARSLVQDYRPGACFNIICNHMRFHYDEVRGLVAPNATFITVLRDPARLFESSFHYFGSVVPFTWKLSGRDKLAEFLQDPDRYYDPRGYNAHYLRNLLFFDLGYDSDLDPGSPQVEEHILEVERRFHLVLLQEYFDESLVLLKDLLCWELEDVLYFKLNARRASAVPRLSGELYRRATAWNVLDARLYRHFNASFWRRVEAFGRERMAREVAALRRANERMRRICIDGGHAVDAAAIQDSAMQPWQPLGAKSILGYNLKKSIGQRHAQLCRRMLTPEIQYLMDLGVNLWITKLWKFIRDFLRW, encoded by the exons ATGCCGCTGCCGCAGAAGAAGCGCTGGGAGTCCATGGCCAAGGGGCTGGTGCTGGGCGCACTCTTCAccagcttcctgctgctgctgtacTCCTATGCCGTCCCCCCTCTGTACACTGGCCTGGCTTCCAC GACCCCCGAGGGCGCGGCCCCCTGCTCCCCGGCCCCGAGTGAGCCAGAGGCGCCCACCCCGGCCAACGGCTCGGCGGGAGGCTGCCAGCCGCGGCGGGACATCGTGTTCATGAAGACGCACAAGACGGCCAGCAGCACGCTGCTCAACATCCTGTTCCGCTTCGGCCAGAAGCACGGGCTCAAGTTCGCCTTCCCCAACGGCCGCAACGACTTCGACTACCCCGCCTTCTTCGCCCGCAGCCTGGTGCAGGATTACCGGCCCGGGGCCTGCTTCAACATCATCTGCAACCACATGCGCTTCCACTACGACGAGGTGCGGGGCCTGGTGGCGCCCAACGCCACCTTCATCACCGTGCTCCGCGACCCCGCCCGCCTCTTCGAGTCCTCCTTCCACTACTTCGGCTCCGTGGTGCCCTTCACGTGGAAGCTCTCGGGCCGCGACAAGCTGGCCGAGTTCCTGCAGGACCCCGACCGCTACTACGACCCCCGCGGCTACAACGCCCACTACCTCCGCAACCTGCTCTTCTTCGACCTGGGCTACGACAGCGACCTGGACCCCGGCAGCCCGCAGGTGGAGGAGCACATCCTGGAGGTGGAGCGCCGCTTCCACCTGGTGCTGCTGCAGGAGTACTTCGACGAGTCGCTGGTGCTGCTCAAGGACCTGCTGTGCTGGGAGCTGGAGGACGTGCTCTACTTCAAGCTCAACGCCCGCCGCGCCTCGGCCGTGCCGCGCCTCTCGGGCGAGCTGTACCGGCGCGCCACGGCCTGGAACGTGCTGGACGCGCGCCTCTACCGCCACTTCAACGCCAGCTTCTGGCGCAGGGTGGAGGCCTTCGGGCGCGAGCGCATGGCCCGCGAGGTGGCCGCCCTGCGGCGCGCCAACGAGCGCATGCGCCGCATCTGCATCGACGGCGGCCACGCGGTGGACGCCGCGGCCATCCAGGACTCGGCCATGCAGCCCTGGCAGCCGCTGGGCGCCAAGTCCATCCTGGGCTACAACCTCAAGAAGAGCATCGGGCAGCGGCACGCGCAGCTCTGCCGGCGCATGCTCACGCCCGAGATCCAGTACCTGATGGACCTGGGCGTCAACCTGTGGATCACCAAGCTCTGGAAGTTCATCCGGGACTTCCTGCGGTGGTGA